The stretch of DNA AGATTTTGCCTTAGTGAGTATTAAAATAATCCGTTAACTACAACAATTGTGACCGGACCCATCACAAAACTGGATTAATAGCATAGATTCTCCCTTTCTCAACTTTACACTCGTCCCTGCAATCTTTGTGCTTTAGCCCCTAACTTTATTTCTTGATCCAATTTAAACCCCAAAAGATGCTCCAATTAATTCCGAAACCCATTACCCTCGAATATCCCCTCCCTAGCCTAATTAACCTTGGGCCTATGCCCCATGGCTCCATCACGAGTCTATTACTTCTTCAAGTTGTCAACTAGAGGAAGTAGTAGACCCTAACTTCCACATCTCACCTCACGGTTGTCAACTAGAGGAAGTAGTAGACCCTAACTTCCACATCTCACCTCACGGCCCCCATATTGACAATCGAACTAGAACTTTCCTACCTCCTCACGATTGTTATTAGGCTATGCTCTCGAACTTAACCCAACCACTATCCAAATCTTTGAGCACTCTAAAACAAAACCCTCTCTATGCTTTCTCTATTCTTCTCCTTGTAATGTATTTCACCATGACCTTTATTCCACATTAAATGCTTCATGGGAAATTTTTGGACTTGACCCACCCCTATCCAGATTCACGAGCTGACATGTTCCTCTTTATATAGTTATAGGAATCTTGCGTTCTAActtgagaaataatttaaaccCATATTACCACTTTTTCATCTTGGGACGCGAGACATCATAACTTTCCCTCCTTATGCCTTCACTATTTTTTCCCCCTTTTGAGCGTTTGGTAGCTAGTACCATTTCAACGCTCCTCCTCGAAACGCGGGGTGTCCTAGCTTTCTTCCTTATgctttcacttttttttcttaGTCGCTAGGTAGCTAGCCGCTTCACATTCTCCGCTACCCCTCGGAATAGGTCTCCTACTTTCAGAGGAAATTATAATGACAGTCCGGCGTCCCCTCTTTTCTATACATTCCTTCTTGCAATTCTGTCCCAGTCAATGAAATTCATGAGTTCCCCCAGATTGAATGAGGAACTCAATTTCCCTTTTTAGAGTATGACATTCATCCGTATCATGAACATGCTTATTGTGAAAACGACAATATTTAGATTTATTGATCCACGACGCCTCCACAGTGGGTGGGGGCCAGGGAAGGAGTTGCACCATGTTACATTCTTACACATAGGCTAAGACTTTGTTGGGCTACGTTGTCAAAAGGGCCAATGCTATTAGTTGGTACATCCTTGAGGACCTTGACGGCACGCTTAAGATTGATAACTTGTCCCCCGAGACTTGCTTGTGCTCTTGGGACCTTTCTACAAGGTGATCAAccgttttttttaatttttttttaaatttcatatttatgtttatatatatagtttattgttttttttttctcttctttttctagTTCCATACGataatttctatatatagacacacatagatatacacatacacaagttgagttaaaaaaataaacaaataaatagatacatatacacacatatatgcgtgtatgataaaaattattatattatttcaaaatcaattctaaataaaatgagatagaaTTACAAAACAGTATTGACcaataatgaaatgaaaaaaaactCTATTTATAAAGTAAGTTGAAAAATACCTCTAAATAAGATTTAAAACTACCGGGAAAATATAAAACTCAGATAGTCCCCATAAAAATCTAGCCCTAATCACACATTTGTTGCTCCACAATTTTCCTCTTCACAACCGTCTTCTTCGATTCACCTCCCTCCGGCCAGCTGTCCAGTCTCCGGTGCGGCATTTCCTTGTCCACGCGGCTTTATTATATCCAGTGGCTCGGCATTGGAATGCTGCTAGTGCTGGCCACGGCGAACAATGATGTTTCTCAACGTATAAGCATCTTTTATCTAttaatttctattattttagcTTTTCTCCATGGAATTAATCACGGAAATTTACTTGAtggaacaaattaaaatgttcTTTAATACTTACTGCAGGAAAACGAAGACTCTGATCAAAGTATTTCTGGTAAGATTAAGCTTGAGTAAAAAATGGAgtaatttttagataaagtgATGTCAACATtgattttgtttcttctttatTGATAAtcagaagatgaagatgtagaCTATAAATGGTCAAGGAACATTGTTTCCTTAGGCAGTGCTTCTGAGGACAAGGTTGGTTATAAACACCATTGTTAATTTTGTTATGTCATAAATTTTCCACTAGCCCATGGATGCCAAATACTACTTTAGAAGTGGCTAACTTCACATTGTTtataatatggagtatataattGCAGTAAGACTAGCATGttttaattgatatttattttattttattttttttatatatattttcaaccCTTCTATGCATGAGGCAATTTGAGTATTGATGAACACAACACTTTCTCATTTCTGTAGGAGGAAACAGGAAACAAGAAACAAGAAACTAATTTATTACGATGACTAGAATCTTGATAAATAATCATGCTTATATGTGCTTCTTTCTGATCATATTTCTGCAGGGAAATATACAGATTCTTTCGCATCTTGAGACGCTGAAAGGTAATTTTCAGAACTGGCTCATCTACTTTATTCTTTAGCCTTATTCTCATTAGAGTTGTTCTTATCTTGGAGCACATCCTCATATATCTGGAAACTTAGCCGTATCTGTCATGTGCAGATGTTCACAACCTTGATTGCGCAACGAAGGTTACCATTGAATGTCAACAGGTACAACTTGTTGACTGGAAAAAGATAATCTTTAACAGGCACAAATTGGTGATCTGAAAAGGATCCATGGATTATAAAATATGTACTTGCACCTTGCCTTATCAATAGTCCAAATATGCTGCCATTCCTGAATGAGAAGTTAAAGAGAAAAATGTACTCTTTTACTGAAATTGTTCCTGTTCATGGGAAAGATCATAACTCTAGCACACCAATCTTATGATTGCTATCGTGGTTTTGATCAGTGGAAGGAAAAATGCAAAGCTACTGGATCAGTTTAGTGTAGATGGATAATTCCAGTCACTATGTTATAGGTtgaatatatttgttattacagaggcaaaaaaatatatgtattgaaGATGATGTTGAGCATCCTGTTTTCAACAATGAGGATCATTTTGGTATGGCTTCTGGTTGCAATTCAGATGAGAAAATTGGCATCTTTCCTGTGTTGGAACAAATTTGCAGTTCTGAAGAGGAAATTATTTCTGAAGATGAGGTATGAAAGAACACTTCACTATCTGTTTTCAGTATTTAGTACTATGATAAATGACTATATTCCCTTGCATGTTCAAACATTTCTAGAAGATTCTTGCTGGAAGTGTAAAATGCAAGAGGGAGGGCTCACCATCAAGAGCTGGTGGACATACTGAGGCAGCACTCTATTTAAATGAAAATTCTGGCTCTTCATCTGTGTGTGGTATCTCACCAAAACTAATGAATCCATCTAATGGTACTAGTTGATTATGCTTATTTAACATTTGATGACTGTATTTTTCATTTGTGCATATTGGAAATAGGTAAACTTTATGATGCCTtcaatttctcattttctcccaAATGCAAAGTTGCCACTTTCAAGGATTGGTAATCTGCTTCTTAATGTACTTAATTTGTTCTTGCAGcagatatttcattcaatttcTAAGTTTATCCTTCTCATAAATGAGAGCTCATGGACGAAATTCAATGgagaattataaaaatttttatattagacAGGGATTGTTGGGAAACTAGAACTACTAACCTTATGTGATTAAGCTGAGGTTCATTGGCAAAATAGGAGAATTGTGTTATCACCTGTACTCTACTCTAGGAGTGCTTTTCACTCTTTGATCTTTTCTGGTTAacttttttttgatattttctAGCAACTCTGTTAGCTGATTTTTACAATAGGTTATGAACTAATGCAGGAAACCAGGGGAAAACCAAGCACAAATTTTTATTTCGTTTCAACAGAAAGAAGGAAGGCATTCCTTTTGTTGCCCATGATACCAATAAAAGTAACACGTCATTATCTCTGCTTCCACAAAGTGTAGAATTAGACACAGCTCCATGTATGTTTGGGAAAAAGTTGACAGAGGACTTGTTGGATAATATGCAACAAAAT from Ipomoea triloba cultivar NCNSP0323 chromosome 7, ASM357664v1 encodes:
- the LOC116024969 gene encoding uncharacterized protein LOC116024969 isoform X4; its protein translation is MMFLNENEDSDQSISEDEDVDYKWSRNIVSLGSASEDKGNIQILSHLETLKDVHNLDCATKVTIECQQRQKNICIEDDVEHPVFNNEDHFGMASGCNSDEKIGIFPVLEQICSSEEEIISEDEKILAGSVKCKREGSPSRAGGHTEAALYLNENSGSSSVCGISPKLMNPSNGNQGKTKHKFLFRFNRKKEGIPFVAHDTNKSNTSLSLLPQSVELDTAPCMFGKKLTEDLLDNMQQNEIELIENDAVPSEIAVEHKSSERSMAELLDCFQEKRGLQFENSINHSNIKGRRVKNFPKRNISTLGDRNVIDDDIPEALDSEPPMDAEEIPQVLKSVAPERTIADQFHEALGSASMNDRRPYISVSGQHCGGLFANLQRVMLSEKERDINFLNHLQMDTDSNGEKVCIDVRILSSSLEAKLTICHCTFKEDDEV